A stretch of the Clostridium botulinum genome encodes the following:
- a CDS encoding NADH peroxidase, translating to MKKFVCTVCGYIHQGEEAPAFCPQCKASKDKFVEKKEDENLEWADEHRVGIAKDIDAEVIEALRANFTGECTEVGMYLAMSRQADREGYPEVAEAYKRIAWEEAEHAAKFAELLGEVVTDDTKTNLKVRVEAEYGACDGKKKLATLAKALNYDAIHDTVHEMCKDEARHGSAFRGLLNRYFG from the coding sequence ATGAAAAAATTTGTTTGTACAGTATGTGGATATATTCATCAAGGAGAAGAAGCACCAGCATTTTGTCCACAATGTAAAGCATCAAAAGATAAATTTGTAGAAAAAAAAGAAGATGAAAATTTAGAATGGGCAGATGAACACAGAGTAGGTATTGCAAAAGATATAGATGCAGAAGTTATAGAAGCCTTAAGAGCTAATTTTACAGGAGAATGTACTGAGGTTGGAATGTATTTAGCTATGAGTAGACAAGCTGATAGAGAAGGATATCCAGAAGTTGCAGAAGCTTATAAGAGAATAGCATGGGAAGAAGCTGAACATGCTGCTAAATTTGCAGAGTTATTAGGAGAAGTTGTAACTGATGATACAAAAACTAACTTAAAAGTTAGAGTTGAAGCTGAATATGGTGCATGTGATGGAAAGAAAAAATTAGCAACATTAGCTAAAGCATTAAATTATGATGCTATTCATGATACTGTTCATGAAATGTGCAAAGATGAAGCAAGACATGGTTCAGCATTTAGGGGACTATTAAATAGATATTTTGGTTAA
- a CDS encoding ATP-dependent Clp protease ATP-binding subunit: MMFGRFTERAQKVLYYAQEAAQIFKHGYVGTEHILLGILKENEGTSKKLLNEMNVNEESVSKLIEEYEGTGDINLNKNEIPLTPRTKRLLELSLLESRKNNHNYITPEHILLAMIKESEGVAYAILNNLNVNFEKLQKELLKDSNLSSGKISAEKIEKNISHNTPTLDKYGRDLTNMAIDGKLDPVIGRDSETERVLEILCRRIKNNPCLIGDPGVGKTAIAEGLAQRIVSGNIPEILKDKRVVTLDISSMVAGSKYRGEFEDRVKKVMDEIYKDGNVILFIDEIHTIVGAGGAEGAIDASNILKPALARGELQCIGATTIDEYRKYIEKDSALERRFQPVNVGEPTKEESIQILKGLRDKYEAHHGVKITDEAIEAAVELSDRYITDRYLPDKAIDLIDEAGAKVRIKNLTAPPDLKGLEAELEKVGKEKEDAITVQDFEKAASLRDKEKELKDKLKDFKNNWKKKSQVVTQIVSKEQIAQVVSTWSNVPIEKLTEKEADRLLKLEEILHKRVIGQNEAVKSIAKAVRRARVGLKDPKRPIGSFIFLGPTGVGKTELSKALAEAMFGDENNMIRVDMSEYMEKHAVSRLVGSPPGYVGHDEGGQLTEKVRRNPYSVVLFDEIEKAHPEVFNILLQILEDGRLTDSKGKTVDFRNTIIILTSNVGASTINKQNTLGFSNSEDEAEDEYERMKDNVMVELKRSFRPEFLNRIDDIIVFHNLNKEDLKEIVKLMLQEVSGRLKNREVYIEFDEKAEKLLSSKGFDSEYGARPLRRTITKTVEDKLSEDILKGVIKKGDYVKATVKNDELVFEMKN; the protein is encoded by the coding sequence ATGATGTTTGGAAGATTTACAGAAAGAGCACAGAAAGTTTTATACTATGCTCAAGAAGCAGCACAAATTTTTAAACACGGGTATGTTGGTACAGAGCATATTTTACTAGGAATTTTAAAAGAAAATGAGGGAACATCAAAGAAACTTCTTAATGAAATGAATGTAAATGAAGAAAGTGTTTCAAAACTTATTGAAGAATATGAAGGTACAGGTGATATAAATCTTAACAAAAATGAGATTCCTTTAACACCAAGAACTAAAAGATTATTAGAACTTAGTTTACTGGAATCTAGAAAAAATAATCATAATTATATTACTCCAGAACATATATTATTAGCTATGATAAAAGAATCAGAAGGTGTAGCATATGCTATATTAAATAATTTAAATGTTAACTTTGAAAAATTACAAAAAGAACTATTAAAAGATTCAAATTTAAGTAGTGGGAAAATATCTGCAGAGAAGATAGAAAAAAACATTAGTCATAATACTCCTACCCTTGATAAGTATGGTAGAGATTTGACTAATATGGCTATAGACGGCAAATTAGATCCTGTAATAGGAAGAGATTCAGAAACTGAAAGAGTTCTTGAGATATTATGTAGAAGAATAAAAAATAATCCTTGTTTAATAGGTGATCCTGGAGTTGGTAAAACGGCTATTGCAGAGGGACTTGCACAAAGAATAGTAAGTGGAAATATTCCAGAAATATTAAAAGATAAGAGGGTTGTGACATTAGACATATCTTCTATGGTAGCAGGTTCTAAGTATAGAGGAGAATTTGAAGATAGAGTTAAAAAGGTTATGGATGAGATATATAAAGATGGGAATGTCATATTGTTTATTGATGAAATACACACAATTGTTGGAGCAGGTGGAGCTGAAGGAGCCATAGATGCATCCAATATACTTAAACCAGCTCTTGCAAGAGGAGAACTTCAGTGTATAGGAGCTACAACTATAGATGAATATAGAAAATATATAGAAAAAGATTCAGCTCTTGAGAGGAGATTCCAACCTGTTAATGTTGGAGAACCAACTAAAGAAGAGTCTATACAAATACTAAAAGGACTTCGTGATAAATATGAAGCGCATCATGGAGTAAAAATAACAGATGAGGCAATAGAGGCAGCTGTTGAATTATCTGATAGGTATATAACTGACAGGTATCTTCCAGATAAAGCTATAGATTTAATAGATGAAGCTGGAGCTAAAGTAAGAATTAAAAATTTAACTGCACCACCAGATTTAAAGGGATTAGAAGCAGAACTTGAGAAAGTTGGAAAAGAGAAAGAAGATGCTATTACAGTACAAGACTTTGAAAAGGCAGCTTCCTTAAGAGATAAAGAAAAAGAATTAAAGGATAAGTTAAAAGATTTTAAAAATAATTGGAAAAAGAAAAGTCAGGTAGTGACGCAGATTGTTTCAAAGGAACAAATAGCTCAAGTAGTTTCTACGTGGAGTAATGTTCCAATAGAGAAACTTACGGAAAAAGAAGCCGATAGATTATTGAAGTTAGAAGAAATTCTTCATAAAAGAGTTATAGGACAAAATGAAGCTGTTAAATCAATAGCTAAAGCTGTAAGACGAGCAAGGGTAGGACTTAAAGATCCTAAAAGACCAATAGGTTCTTTTATATTCTTGGGACCTACAGGGGTTGGAAAGACCGAATTATCAAAAGCTCTTGCAGAGGCAATGTTTGGCGATGAAAATAACATGATAAGAGTGGATATGTCTGAATATATGGAAAAACATGCAGTATCAAGACTTGTTGGTTCACCACCAGGATATGTAGGACATGATGAGGGCGGGCAATTAACTGAAAAAGTAAGACGTAATCCATATTCAGTGGTACTTTTTGATGAAATCGAAAAAGCTCATCCTGAAGTATTTAATATACTTCTTCAAATATTAGAGGATGGAAGACTTACAGATTCTAAGGGGAAGACTGTAGATTTTAGAAATACAATAATAATATTGACATCAAATGTAGGAGCATCAACAATTAATAAACAAAATACATTAGGTTTTTCTAATTCAGAGGATGAAGCAGAAGATGAATATGAAAGAATGAAGGACAATGTTATGGTAGAATTAAAAAGGAGCTTTAGACCTGAATTTTTAAATAGAATAGATGATATTATAGTATTTCATAATTTAAATAAAGAAGATTTAAAAGAAATAGTGAAACTTATGCTTCAAGAAGTCTCAGGTAGGTTAAAAAATAGAGAAGTATATATTGAATTTGATGAAAAAGCAGAAAAATTATTATCAAGTAAAGGCTTTGATAGTGAATATGGGGCAAGGCCATTAAGAAGAACTATAACTAAAACTGTAGAAGATAAATTATCTGAAGATATATTAAAGGGTGTTATAAAAAAAGGTGACTATGTAAAGGCTACAGTTAAGAATGATGAATTAGTTTTTGAGATGAAAAATTAA
- a CDS encoding CtsR family transcriptional regulator: protein MARLSDMIEEFIKSMLNESETRELEIGRNDLANQFKCAPSQISYVLTTRFSTDNGYYVESRRGGGGYIRIKRMEYETNEVLRKLFEEKIGNSITYDIAYKIIQGLQERRIITDRESNIMKAAVNDRNLIIPVERRNVVRAEILKSMIKIILL from the coding sequence GTGGCTAGGTTATCAGATATGATAGAAGAATTTATAAAAAGTATGTTAAATGAAAGTGAAACAAGAGAACTTGAAATAGGTAGAAATGATTTAGCAAATCAATTTAAATGTGCTCCATCACAAATTAGTTATGTATTAACTACTAGGTTTTCTACAGACAATGGTTATTATGTTGAAAGTAGAAGAGGTGGTGGGGGATATATAAGAATAAAACGAATGGAGTATGAAACAAATGAAGTTTTAAGGAAGTTATTTGAAGAAAAAATAGGAAACAGTATAACATACGATATAGCATATAAAATTATTCAGGGGTTACAAGAGCGAAGAATTATAACAGATAGAGAGTCAAATATAATGAAAGCAGCTGTAAATGATAGAAATTTAATCATTCCAGTAGAACGAAGAAATGTAGTTAGGGCAGAAATATTAAAGTCTATGATAAAAATAATTTTGTTATAA
- a CDS encoding protein arginine kinase, with the protein MQNWINAKNENSDIVLSSRIRLARNLKKVPFPNKLIVDDAKDIVNKVEEAFYEFPYSKEEFQSIYLWENQKALNEVYLEKHLISKGLIKHAKASAFIVDKSETTSIMINEEDHLRLQTITGGLGFKEAFEYINKIDDFLEGKLDYAFDEKLGYITSCPTNIGTGLRASVMIHLPILTLNKEIVRILNGITQVGMTIRGLYGEGSRAYGNLYQISNQITLGRTEDQILNNLEGIVNQVIEQEHLAREMMLNKHKYELEDKIFRSLGVLKAATILTTREVLGLISNVRLGVEMGIVKDIDKSILNNLLVNIQPSTIEYLAEKELVDIEERAKRAKIVKEALKNVKL; encoded by the coding sequence ATGCAAAATTGGATAAATGCCAAAAATGAAAATAGTGACATAGTATTAAGTAGTAGAATAAGGCTTGCAAGAAATTTAAAAAAAGTTCCATTTCCAAATAAATTAATAGTAGATGATGCAAAAGATATAGTTAATAAAGTAGAGGAAGCTTTTTATGAATTTCCGTATTCAAAAGAAGAGTTTCAATCTATATATTTATGGGAAAATCAAAAAGCTTTAAATGAAGTATATTTAGAAAAACATTTAATTAGCAAGGGTCTTATAAAGCATGCTAAAGCATCGGCATTTATAGTTGATAAAAGCGAAACCACTAGCATTATGATAAATGAAGAAGATCATTTAAGGTTACAGACTATAACGGGAGGTCTTGGATTTAAGGAGGCTTTTGAGTATATAAATAAAATAGATGATTTTTTAGAAGGAAAATTAGATTATGCATTTGATGAAAAATTGGGATATATCACTTCGTGTCCTACAAATATAGGTACTGGTCTTAGAGCTTCAGTAATGATACATTTACCCATTCTGACACTAAATAAAGAGATAGTTAGAATTTTAAATGGTATAACCCAAGTTGGAATGACTATAAGAGGATTATATGGAGAAGGATCTAGAGCCTATGGTAATTTATATCAAATATCTAATCAAATTACTCTAGGACGTACTGAGGATCAGATATTAAACAACTTAGAAGGTATAGTTAATCAGGTTATAGAGCAAGAACACCTAGCTAGAGAGATGATGTTAAATAAACATAAATATGAACTAGAAGATAAGATTTTTAGATCTTTAGGAGTGCTTAAAGCAGCTACTATTTTAACTACAAGAGAAGTTTTGGGGTTAATTTCCAATGTAAGACTTGGGGTTGAAATGGGAATAGTTAAAGATATAGACAAAAGTATTTTAAATAATCTTCTTGTAAATATTCAACCATCTACTATTGAATATTTGGCAGAGAAAGAACTTGTGGATATAGAAGAAAGAGCTAAAAGGGCTAAGATTGTAAAAGAAGCATTAAAGAATGTGAAATTATAA
- a CDS encoding P1 family peptidase, producing MENVNITDIEGIKIGHAQKLDGPTGCTVILCEKGAVGGVDVRGGAPGTRETDLLNPMNMVDKVHAILLTGGSAFGLDAASGIMEYLEENNVGFDVGVTKVPIVCGTALFDLVIGNHKIRPDKAMGYEACLNANNKKVMEGNVGAGTGATVGKVLGGEYAMKGGLGTYTLKVGELIVGAVVAVNCLGDVMEPKTGNVIAGVLNESKDGFRNTANIMISKYDNDKNLFNGNTTIGAIATNATLTKAEANKIASMAHNGYARSIYPVHTMYDGDTIFAMATGDVKADVNVVGLLASKVMEKAIVRAIKKADSICGYKCCKDIMNK from the coding sequence ATGGAGAATGTAAATATAACAGATATAGAAGGTATAAAAATTGGACATGCACAAAAATTAGATGGACCTACTGGGTGTACAGTGATTTTGTGTGAAAAAGGAGCTGTAGGAGGAGTAGATGTAAGAGGGGGAGCACCAGGCACTAGGGAAACCGATCTTTTAAATCCTATGAATATGGTAGATAAAGTTCATGCTATTTTACTTACTGGTGGAAGTGCTTTTGGATTAGATGCTGCATCTGGTATTATGGAATATTTAGAAGAAAATAATGTGGGATTTGATGTAGGTGTTACAAAAGTTCCTATTGTTTGTGGAACTGCATTATTTGATTTAGTTATAGGCAATCATAAAATAAGACCAGATAAAGCTATGGGATATGAAGCATGTTTAAATGCTAATAATAAAAAAGTTATGGAAGGTAATGTGGGGGCGGGAACTGGAGCAACAGTTGGAAAAGTTTTGGGTGGGGAATATGCAATGAAAGGTGGTCTTGGAACCTATACATTAAAAGTAGGAGAATTAATTGTTGGAGCAGTAGTAGCTGTTAATTGTTTAGGAGATGTAATGGAACCTAAAACAGGAAATGTAATTGCAGGGGTTTTAAACGAAAGTAAAGATGGTTTTAGAAATACTGCGAATATAATGATAAGTAAGTATGACAATGATAAAAATTTGTTTAATGGTAACACAACAATTGGAGCAATAGCTACAAATGCTACATTAACTAAAGCAGAAGCAAATAAGATTGCTTCTATGGCTCATAATGGATATGCTAGATCTATTTATCCTGTACATACCATGTATGACGGAGATACTATTTTTGCTATGGCCACGGGAGATGTTAAGGCTGATGTAAATGTAGTAGGATTGTTAGCTAGTAAGGTTATGGAGAAGGCAATAGTAAGAGCGATAAAGAAAGCAGATTCAATTTGTGGATATAAATGCTGTAAAGATATTATGAATAAATAA
- the radA gene encoding DNA repair protein RadA, giving the protein MAKSKNVFICQECGYEAPKWFGKCPGCATWNSMVEEKKMDTIKSKRVGITQNNSKPESILNIKSGEFNRYDTGIVELNRVLGGGLVKGSLTLISGAPGIGKSTILLQTANNIASKVGKVLYVSGEESGEQIKIRGDRIGNISSELYILSETNLELIEEHINFMEPVFVIIDSIQTLFKPSIESAPGSVSQVRECSNELMRIAKTKNIPLFIVAHVTKQGELAGPRVLEHMVDTVLSFEGERTQEFRILRTLKNRFGTTSEIGVFEMRQEGLKEIFNPSEVFLEETNFNSEGSIVIGIMEGTRPILVEIQALVTETKAIMPRRTAVGVDNSRLNLILAVLEKKLKIPFYNCDVYVNVVGGMDIEGTYGDLGLALALISSIKGRNFKLDKMIVFGEIGLTGEVRPISLCDRLVNEGIKMGFENIVIPTRNKEKIVTKNKNIIGVSSLREAVSKVF; this is encoded by the coding sequence ATGGCTAAGAGCAAAAATGTTTTTATATGCCAAGAATGTGGGTACGAGGCTCCTAAATGGTTTGGAAAATGTCCAGGTTGTGCTACATGGAATAGTATGGTTGAAGAAAAAAAAATGGATACTATAAAGAGCAAAAGAGTTGGCATAACTCAAAACAATAGTAAGCCTGAGAGTATATTAAATATTAAATCGGGAGAATTTAATAGATATGATACTGGTATTGTAGAATTAAATAGAGTACTTGGTGGAGGGCTTGTTAAAGGATCTTTAACATTAATATCAGGGGCTCCTGGTATAGGGAAATCTACAATATTACTACAAACAGCTAATAATATTGCATCTAAAGTAGGTAAAGTATTATATGTATCAGGTGAAGAATCAGGAGAACAAATAAAAATTAGAGGAGATAGAATAGGAAATATATCCTCAGAATTATACATTTTATCTGAAACTAATTTGGAATTAATAGAAGAACATATTAATTTTATGGAACCTGTGTTTGTTATTATAGATTCTATACAGACATTATTTAAACCTTCTATAGAATCAGCACCAGGTAGTGTATCTCAAGTTAGAGAATGTTCTAATGAGCTTATGAGAATTGCAAAGACAAAAAATATACCGTTATTTATAGTTGCTCATGTAACTAAACAAGGGGAACTTGCAGGCCCTAGGGTATTGGAGCATATGGTAGATACGGTTCTTTCTTTTGAGGGTGAAAGAACACAAGAGTTTAGAATATTAAGAACATTAAAAAATAGATTTGGTACTACAAGTGAAATTGGAGTATTTGAAATGAGACAAGAAGGGCTTAAGGAAATCTTCAATCCATCCGAAGTATTTCTAGAGGAGACTAATTTTAATTCAGAAGGGTCTATAGTAATAGGTATTATGGAAGGAACTCGACCTATTTTGGTCGAAATACAAGCTCTAGTTACAGAAACTAAAGCAATTATGCCAAGAAGAACAGCGGTAGGCGTTGATAATTCTAGGTTAAACTTGATATTAGCAGTACTAGAGAAAAAATTAAAAATACCTTTTTACAACTGTGATGTTTATGTCAATGTAGTTGGTGGCATGGATATTGAAGGGACATATGGAGACTTAGGTCTTGCTCTAGCTTTGATATCAAGTATTAAGGGAAGAAATTTTAAACTTGATAAAATGATAGTTTTTGGGGAAATAGGTTTAACAGGAGAAGTAAGACCTATTTCATTATGTGATAGACTTGTTAATGAAGGTATAAAAATGGGATTTGAGAACATTGTTATACCAACTAGAAACAAGGAAAAAATTGTAACTAAAAATAAAAATATTATTGGGGTATCATCATTAAGAGAAGCAGTAAGTAAAGTGTTTTAA
- a CDS encoding ECF transporter S component, which yields MEKNFSMEKKEKTRKIAVFAMFSAISVILGFTPLGIIPIPPVAATIIHVPVIITAILEGPVLGVLMGIVFGVISLTTAIMRPSIISFIAYNPIVSVLPRIFIGLVAYYTYKALKIKKESVRIGAAAALGTITNTIGFLGMGYLIYGDKIAYAIGKTPETVGKWVLGIGATHCVPEVLVAVLITIPIVFAAKKIRR from the coding sequence ATGGAGAAGAATTTCTCAATGGAAAAAAAAGAAAAAACAAGGAAAATTGCTGTGTTTGCAATGTTTTCAGCAATATCAGTGATTCTTGGTTTTACACCACTTGGAATAATACCTATTCCACCTGTAGCGGCTACAATTATTCATGTGCCTGTAATAATTACAGCAATACTTGAAGGACCAGTTTTAGGGGTTTTAATGGGTATAGTATTTGGGGTTATAAGTCTTACAACAGCGATTATGAGACCATCAATTATATCTTTTATAGCATATAATCCGATTGTTTCTGTACTTCCTAGAATTTTTATAGGATTAGTGGCTTATTATACTTATAAAGCTTTGAAAATAAAAAAAGAGAGCGTAAGAATAGGAGCAGCTGCAGCATTAGGTACAATTACAAATACCATTGGATTTTTAGGAATGGGATATTTAATATATGGTGATAAAATAGCATATGCTATAGGTAAAACACCAGAAACTGTAGGTAAATGGGTTTTAGGAATAGGGGCGACTCATTGTGTACCAGAAGTATTGGTTGCCGTACTTATAACTATTCCAATAGTATTTGCTGCAAAAAAAATAAGAAGATAA
- a CDS encoding UvrB/UvrC motif-containing protein has protein sequence MLCELCRQNEATIHITKIVNGVKKEANICSKCAGNSEEFNLVSDMDIITPFSFQNILGGLMDYVNDTSKSSRIAEIKCENCGASYREFKEKGLLGCSECYKYFSPAILSVVKGVQGNTEHIGKIPKRSGKDLVNKNKILKLKEELQKAIALEEYEKAAEIRDKIRDIDKENQ, from the coding sequence ATGCTTTGTGAATTATGTAGACAAAATGAAGCTACTATTCATATAACAAAGATAGTAAATGGTGTTAAAAAAGAAGCTAATATATGCTCTAAGTGTGCAGGAAATAGTGAAGAATTTAATTTAGTTTCAGATATGGATATTATTACTCCATTTTCCTTTCAAAATATTCTAGGAGGATTAATGGATTATGTAAATGATACCTCTAAGAGTAGTAGGATTGCTGAAATAAAGTGTGAAAATTGTGGAGCATCTTATAGAGAGTTTAAAGAAAAAGGACTTTTAGGATGTAGTGAGTGTTATAAATATTTTAGTCCAGCTATTTTATCGGTAGTAAAGGGTGTTCAAGGAAATACAGAGCATATCGGAAAAATACCTAAAAGGTCAGGAAAAGATTTAGTTAATAAAAATAAAATATTAAAGTTAAAAGAAGAATTACAAAAAGCAATTGCACTAGAGGAATATGAAAAAGCCGCTGAAATAAGGGATAAAATAAGAGATATAGATAAAGAGAATCAATAA
- a CDS encoding PIN/TRAM domain-containing protein, whose protein sequence is MFKKILRGLFTLMGIALGFLCGKWILQLEKLSYFDGNVILKIVFLIFSSLFLGLILFLLSPVLSSLITKFIEYLEDSIQKTPAVDVLIGAIGGIIGLLISIPIASLFNESVIGKIIGVIIVLIVALVLSDVFVKKKEDIIGFATNLRKPGNIKEKKIKSSYKGMPKVLDTSVIIDGRILDICQTGFIEGTLVIPNFVLDELRHIADSSDSLKRNRGRRGLDILNKLQKELGLDVHITDRDFPEIEEVDSKLLKLGKVLKGKVITNDYNLNKVAGVQGVPVLNINELANAVKPVVLPGEEMTLQIIKDGKEQEQGIGYLDDGTMIVVEGGRKHIGEVMDVIVTSVLQTAAGRMIFARQKR, encoded by the coding sequence ATGTTTAAAAAAATATTGAGGGGACTTTTTACTCTAATGGGAATAGCATTGGGATTCTTATGTGGTAAGTGGATTCTTCAATTGGAAAAGTTATCATATTTTGATGGTAACGTAATTTTAAAAATTGTATTTTTAATTTTTTCTTCTTTGTTTTTAGGACTTATATTGTTTTTGCTTTCACCTGTTTTAAGTTCTCTAATAACTAAATTTATAGAATATTTAGAAGATAGTATACAAAAAACACCTGCAGTAGACGTATTAATTGGGGCTATTGGAGGTATTATAGGATTGCTTATTTCAATCCCTATAGCAAGTTTATTTAATGAATCTGTTATTGGAAAAATAATTGGTGTAATTATAGTACTTATAGTAGCACTTGTGTTATCAGATGTTTTTGTAAAAAAGAAAGAGGATATAATTGGTTTTGCAACTAATCTTAGAAAGCCGGGAAATATTAAAGAGAAAAAAATAAAATCTTCCTATAAGGGAATGCCTAAAGTGTTAGATACATCTGTAATAATAGATGGAAGAATTTTAGATATATGTCAAACTGGATTTATTGAAGGAACTTTGGTTATACCTAATTTTGTTTTGGATGAATTAAGACATATAGCAGACTCATCTGATAGTTTAAAGAGAAATAGGGGTAGAAGAGGACTTGATATACTAAATAAGCTTCAAAAAGAGTTAGGGTTAGATGTTCATATAACAGATAGAGATTTCCCGGAAATTGAAGAAGTAGATAGTAAGCTTTTAAAATTAGGAAAAGTTTTAAAAGGGAAAGTAATAACAAATGATTATAATTTAAACAAAGTAGCTGGAGTACAAGGAGTGCCGGTATTAAATATAAATGAACTTGCTAATGCTGTAAAACCTGTAGTTCTTCCGGGAGAAGAAATGACACTGCAAATTATTAAAGATGGAAAAGAGCAAGAGCAAGGAATAGGGTATTTAGATGACGGTACAATGATAGTTGTTGAAGGTGGAAGAAAACACATTGGCGAAGTTATGGATGTAATAGTTACATCAGTACTACAAACTGCTGCTGGAAGAATGATATTTGCAAGACAAAAAAGATAA
- the disA gene encoding DNA integrity scanning diadenylate cyclase DisA, with amino-acid sequence MRLEKDKKLINLLKITAPGTQLRDGLDNILRAKTGGLIILGDTEEILELVDGGFNIDSEYSPSYIYELAKMDGAIVLSSDLKRILYANTQLIPQASIPTFETGTRHRTAHRVTKQTGCIVIAISQRRNIITVYKNDIKYVLRDSSVILARANQAIQTLEKYVSVLERVMSNLNLLEFQDLVTLFDVMTAIQRTEMVMRIVDEVERYIIELGNEGRLISMQLNELIKSVEEDGILVIRDYCQDGMDHNKIYEQMQNMSSDEILELDAISKALGYTGVPLVDTLISPRGYRMLSKIPRIPVNVIENLVNNFKELKEVMEASYEELDNVEGIGEARAKAIKNGLRRLREQFMIDKQI; translated from the coding sequence ATGAGATTAGAAAAAGACAAGAAACTTATAAATTTATTAAAAATTACAGCACCTGGAACTCAACTAAGAGATGGGCTTGACAATATTCTAAGAGCAAAAACAGGAGGACTTATAATACTTGGAGATACTGAAGAAATATTAGAACTTGTAGATGGAGGATTTAATATAGATTCTGAATATAGTCCTTCATATATATATGAGCTTGCTAAAATGGATGGAGCTATAGTATTGAGTAGTGATTTAAAAAGAATACTTTATGCTAATACGCAGCTTATACCACAAGCATCTATTCCTACTTTTGAAACAGGAACAAGACATAGAACGGCACATAGGGTTACAAAACAAACAGGGTGTATTGTTATTGCAATTTCTCAAAGAAGAAACATAATAACTGTATATAAAAATGATATAAAATATGTTTTAAGGGATAGCAGTGTTATACTTGCAAGAGCTAATCAGGCTATTCAGACATTAGAAAAGTATGTATCTGTTTTAGAAAGAGTTATGAGTAATCTAAATTTACTTGAATTTCAAGACTTAGTTACATTATTTGATGTGATGACAGCCATTCAAAGAACTGAGATGGTAATGAGAATAGTAGATGAAGTCGAAAGATACATAATAGAACTTGGAAATGAAGGTAGACTTATATCAATGCAACTTAATGAACTTATAAAGAGTGTTGAGGAAGATGGAATACTTGTAATTAGAGATTATTGCCAAGATGGCATGGATCATAATAAAATATATGAACAAATGCAAAATATGTCTTCAGATGAAATTTTAGAATTAGATGCTATTTCTAAAGCTTTAGGATATACAGGAGTTCCATTAGTAGATACTCTAATTTCTCCAAGAGGGTATAGGATGCTTAGCAAAATACCAAGAATACCTGTTAATGTAATTGAAAATCTGGTTAATAATTTTAAAGAATTAAAAGAAGTTATGGAAGCATCTTATGAGGAACTTGATAATGTAGAAGGTATAGGAGAAGCAAGAGCTAAAGCCATTAAAAATGGACTTAGAAGATTAAGAGAACAATTTATGATTGACAAACAAATATAG